Proteins encoded by one window of Blautia argi:
- a CDS encoding helix-turn-helix domain-containing protein: MEDKELRECIGRLENEEQQKEEKEVRTGEDSLTRYIYERIFSDKDIEDFVNRNIFRRIFRQFQVMVLYCEKGQEIETGQLYEWLSQSDEENLFTGFRLLKIQNYKYIIVMCADCQTGFRQRNLIKSMEKAGKLGWCGVSEICTEEVEIKKAYEQAESALEYKVFYKDKLLLFEIVSQNSKRNYCMGEVQKERYKIALEKGNLEKACSILNEIFKDIENGERITGKSLEVFLTQISLIYHQVSGILYHFQVLDFYSIKEIHREMEEKTKEICCISRKKKVGGTDEIIQSMKNYAKENCSGDVTVKLLAEKVFFMNPAYLSHLFKEKTGESYSVYLKQIRLKKAKELLQKSTCSVTEVALITGYNDTSQFIRIFKQETGMTPKKYRNEKQRGEG; this comes from the coding sequence GTGGAGGATAAAGAATTAAGAGAATGCATTGGAAGGCTGGAAAATGAAGAACAGCAGAAGGAAGAAAAAGAGGTCAGAACAGGAGAAGATAGTCTTACTCGCTATATTTATGAAAGAATTTTTTCAGATAAGGATATAGAAGATTTTGTGAACCGAAATATTTTTAGAAGGATTTTCAGACAATTTCAAGTGATGGTACTATATTGTGAAAAGGGGCAGGAGATTGAAACGGGACAATTATATGAATGGCTAAGTCAGTCAGATGAAGAAAATTTGTTTACCGGATTTCGTTTGCTTAAGATACAAAATTATAAGTATATTATAGTGATGTGTGCAGATTGTCAAACAGGTTTCCGTCAGAGAAATCTTATAAAAAGTATGGAAAAAGCTGGAAAATTGGGTTGGTGTGGCGTTAGCGAAATATGTACAGAAGAAGTCGAAATAAAAAAGGCGTATGAACAAGCGGAATCAGCTTTAGAATACAAGGTATTTTACAAGGATAAGCTGCTGTTATTTGAGATTGTTAGCCAGAATTCTAAAAGAAACTATTGTATGGGAGAGGTTCAGAAAGAAAGATATAAAATAGCATTGGAAAAGGGAAATTTAGAGAAAGCCTGTAGTATTTTAAATGAAATTTTTAAAGATATAGAAAATGGCGAAAGGATAACTGGAAAAAGCTTAGAAGTTTTTCTGACCCAGATATCTTTGATTTATCATCAGGTATCAGGTATTTTGTACCATTTTCAAGTTTTAGATTTTTATTCTATAAAGGAAATTCACAGGGAAATGGAAGAAAAAACAAAAGAGATTTGTTGTATATCAAGGAAAAAGAAAGTAGGAGGGACTGATGAAATTATTCAGAGCATGAAAAATTACGCAAAAGAGAATTGCAGCGGAGATGTTACTGTAAAATTGTTAGCGGAGAAAGTATTTTTTATGAATCCGGCATATTTAAGTCATCTTTTTAAAGAGAAAACGGGAGAAAGTTATTCGGTTTATCTAAAACAAATTCGATTAAAAAAAGCAAAAGAATTGCTTCAGAAAAGTACATGTTCAGTAACAGAAGTTGCTCTTATAACAGGATATAATGACACATCACAGTTTATTCGTATTTTCAAACAGGAAACAGGCATGACTCCGAAAAAGTACAGGAATGAGAAGCAGAGAGGAGAAGGATAA
- a CDS encoding sensor histidine kinase yields MKTHFFSYRTQIFIASLLLLIIPSTILGITAANQTASTVKEDFSQTMETILTQTDLTLNTLLNDATKIADMHILNNDIRKALITDYDNNLLAYSQDSSMFTKQLIQTNRLNSNVISCLFRSRYDYTFEYNILNAQTHKEILEKMNSWEEKALTSNYHTYFAPIQDSFISGKKILPMVKILYDGYTFKEIGSCYVGIDFSSVETIFNSAKTPGSVIMIFNSHNTLAYCSDSKYINSESSQILFDELSKFSKNIPENDPIQTQTISVGKENYLVNGCLNQTTGWHIVQCLNNKNITQAYQHNLLNYSAIFVFTLLLGLILALFLSRSLTHSITLLCQQMDSQDLNSYKEISVDGKTSNRELQKLVTSFNHLNKRLTESLRQNYTSRLSEQNMYIQMLQTQINHHFLYNTLNSIKSIADIHNEPEIKTIASCMSELLRYNLKKVPVVYLEEEIQQIYRYLTILDIRFPSKFTFDCSIPDDFYSLEIPAFLLQPLVENSVEHGFAQMETDCRINLSANLEDGILHFFLIDNGSGIKPERLKEILYSLENEKSHIENMQQNHHFIGLLNVHQRIQSYYGKKYGLSIESVVEEGTIVDIQIPYMKKPELPNI; encoded by the coding sequence ATGAAAACACACTTTTTTTCTTATCGAACACAAATATTTATTGCTTCGCTACTATTACTTATTATTCCTTCAACAATTTTAGGTATTACAGCTGCAAACCAAACCGCTTCAACCGTCAAAGAAGATTTCAGTCAAACAATGGAAACCATTCTGACTCAAACAGACCTTACTTTAAATACACTTTTGAATGATGCTACAAAAATTGCAGATATGCATATTCTAAACAATGACATACGAAAAGCTCTTATTACTGACTATGACAATAATCTTCTTGCCTATTCACAAGACAGCAGTATGTTTACTAAACAGCTTATACAAACCAACCGCTTGAATTCAAATGTTATATCCTGTCTTTTTCGCAGTAGATATGATTATACCTTTGAATATAATATTTTAAATGCCCAAACCCATAAAGAAATTTTAGAAAAAATGAACTCTTGGGAGGAAAAAGCTCTTACCTCTAATTATCATACTTATTTTGCACCTATTCAGGATTCATTTATCAGTGGAAAAAAGATTTTACCTATGGTCAAAATTCTTTATGATGGATATACTTTCAAAGAAATTGGAAGCTGTTATGTAGGAATTGATTTTTCCTCTGTAGAAACTATTTTTAATTCCGCCAAGACTCCCGGTAGCGTTATTATGATTTTTAATTCTCATAACACACTGGCTTATTGCTCTGATTCCAAATACATCAACTCAGAAAGTTCCCAGATTCTTTTCGATGAACTTTCTAAATTCAGCAAAAACATACCGGAAAATGATCCTATACAAACCCAAACCATATCTGTCGGTAAAGAAAATTACCTTGTCAATGGTTGTTTGAATCAAACTACAGGTTGGCACATTGTGCAGTGTTTAAACAATAAAAATATTACACAAGCTTATCAGCACAATTTGCTAAATTACTCTGCAATTTTTGTTTTTACACTATTACTCGGATTAATCCTGGCTCTCTTTCTTTCACGCAGCTTGACGCACTCAATCACTTTGCTCTGTCAACAGATGGACTCTCAAGACCTCAATAGTTACAAAGAGATTTCTGTTGATGGTAAAACTTCAAATAGAGAACTGCAAAAACTTGTAACCAGTTTTAATCATCTGAATAAGCGTCTTACCGAAAGCCTGCGCCAGAATTACACCAGTAGACTCAGTGAGCAGAATATGTATATTCAAATGCTTCAAACGCAAATTAATCATCATTTTTTATACAATACCTTAAACAGTATTAAATCCATTGCAGATATACATAACGAACCAGAAATCAAAACTATTGCTTCCTGTATGTCCGAATTGCTCCGTTATAACCTGAAAAAAGTTCCTGTCGTTTATCTGGAAGAAGAAATACAACAAATTTATCGATATTTAACCATTCTGGATATCCGTTTTCCAAGTAAATTCACATTTGATTGTAGTATACCTGATGATTTCTATTCTTTAGAAATCCCTGCATTCCTTTTGCAGCCCCTTGTGGAAAATTCCGTAGAGCATGGTTTTGCACAAATGGAAACCGATTGTCGTATTAATCTAAGCGCAAATCTGGAAGATGGAATTTTACACTTTTTTCTTATAGATAACGGTTCTGGTATTAAACCTGAACGACTAAAAGAAATTCTATATTCTTTGGAAAATGAAAAAAGCCATATAGAGAATATGCAACAAAACCATCACTTTATTGGATTGTTAAATGTTCATCAACGAATTCAAAGTTATTATGGAAAAAAATATGGACTCTCTATAGAAAGTGTAGTTGAAGAAGGAACTATTGTTGACATTCAAATTCCCTATATGAAAAAACCAGAACTTCCAAATATTTAA
- a CDS encoding 6-phosphofructokinase translates to MAKKRNIIVGQSGGPTSVINSSLAGVYKNAIERGFDKVYGMLHGIQGLLDEQYVDLSTQIHSELDIELLKRTPSAFLGSCRFKLPEIHEDREIYEKIFQILNKLEIEAFIYIGGNDSMDTIKKLSDYAILTGQSQKFLGVPKTIDNDLALTDHTPGFGSAAKYIGASTKEVIRDAQGLTYKKNMITIMEIMGRNAGWLTGATALAKTEDCDGPDLIYLPEIPFDIEKFLKKVKELLKKKSSIVIAVSEGIKLEDGRYVCELGSVGDYVDAFGHKQLQGTATYLANFLAAECGCKTRAVELSTLQRSASHMASRVDIDEAFMVGGAAVKAADEGDTGKMIVIDRVSDDPYMSATGIYDVHRIANEEKLVPREWLNREANYVTKDFVDYIKPLIQGDYQPIMVNGLPRHLVLKMKKK, encoded by the coding sequence ATGGCGAAAAAAAGAAATATTATTGTGGGACAGTCCGGCGGTCCTACCTCGGTAATTAATTCCAGCCTTGCAGGCGTGTACAAAAATGCCATTGAGCGTGGGTTTGATAAGGTATATGGTATGCTGCACGGCATACAGGGACTGTTAGATGAACAGTATGTGGATTTGTCTACGCAAATTCATTCTGAGCTTGACATTGAGCTTTTAAAAAGAACACCTTCTGCATTTTTGGGCTCCTGCCGCTTTAAGCTGCCGGAAATTCATGAGGACAGGGAAATTTATGAGAAAATCTTCCAGATTTTAAACAAACTGGAGATTGAAGCCTTTATCTACATTGGTGGTAATGATTCTATGGATACCATTAAAAAACTGTCTGATTATGCTATTCTCACAGGGCAGAGCCAGAAGTTTTTAGGTGTGCCGAAAACCATTGACAATGACCTGGCGCTTACAGACCATACACCTGGTTTTGGCAGCGCAGCCAAATATATCGGCGCTTCTACCAAAGAAGTCATTCGTGACGCGCAGGGGCTTACCTACAAAAAGAACATGATTACCATTATGGAAATCATGGGAAGAAATGCAGGCTGGCTGACAGGAGCAACGGCTCTTGCAAAGACGGAAGACTGCGATGGACCAGATTTGATTTACCTGCCGGAGATTCCTTTTGATATCGAAAAGTTTTTAAAGAAAGTGAAAGAACTTTTGAAGAAAAAATCTTCCATCGTGATTGCAGTTTCGGAGGGAATTAAGCTGGAGGACGGACGCTATGTCTGTGAACTGGGTAGCGTAGGCGATTATGTAGATGCATTTGGACATAAACAGCTTCAGGGAACAGCTACCTATCTGGCAAATTTCCTGGCAGCAGAGTGCGGTTGCAAGACCAGAGCCGTAGAGCTTTCCACACTGCAGAGAAGTGCTTCTCATATGGCTTCCCGTGTGGATATTGACGAGGCATTTATGGTAGGCGGAGCTGCGGTGAAGGCAGCAGACGAAGGTGACACCGGAAAGATGATTGTCATTGACCGTGTGTCCGATGACCCGTATATGAGCGCTACCGGTATTTATGACGTACACAGAATTGCCAATGAAGAAAAACTGGTTCCGAGAGAGTGGCTGAACCGGGAGGCAAATTATGTGACAAAAGATTTTGTGGACTATATTAAACCACTGATTCAGGGAGATTATCAGCCGATTATGGTAAATGGTCTGCCGCGTCATCTGGTTTTGAAAATGAAGAAGAAATAA
- a CDS encoding uroporphyrinogen decarboxylase family protein — MAEAHLKLYRETDMDIIKIMQDYMYPIEGEIHCAEDWYNIKIKGTDSEEFQKLSAVIKKIREEVKDEVLIFQTMFGPFKAASIAFGDDVLMKYSKEAPEAVAYGIGVLAEGLEKWAKGYLEAGADGIYYSAQFGEEGRFTKEQWETLVKPFDVQILHVAEKEEGKYNILHICGEPEYKFKTHVDWFTDYPGDLVNWSVKDNAYSLEQGRDSFKRAVLGGLNNKGNILNGPKEEIEKEVEAVLRRFGEKGIMIGADCTIQGENISLDYIKTAVYAAHKYKRQ; from the coding sequence ATGGCAGAGGCACATTTAAAGCTATACAGAGAAACAGATATGGATATTATAAAAATTATGCAGGATTATATGTATCCAATTGAAGGGGAAATTCATTGTGCGGAAGATTGGTACAACATTAAAATTAAAGGAACGGATTCTGAAGAGTTTCAAAAGCTATCTGCGGTTATTAAGAAAATCCGAGAAGAAGTAAAAGACGAAGTTCTTATATTTCAGACAATGTTTGGCCCTTTTAAAGCAGCTAGTATTGCGTTTGGCGATGATGTTCTTATGAAATATAGCAAAGAGGCACCAGAAGCGGTTGCGTATGGAATTGGTGTATTAGCGGAAGGCTTGGAAAAATGGGCCAAAGGTTATCTTGAAGCAGGAGCAGATGGTATTTACTATTCTGCACAATTTGGAGAAGAAGGGCGCTTTACAAAAGAACAGTGGGAAACATTGGTAAAGCCTTTTGATGTTCAGATTTTACATGTAGCAGAAAAAGAAGAGGGGAAATATAACATACTTCATATCTGTGGTGAACCAGAATATAAATTTAAAACGCATGTGGATTGGTTTACGGATTATCCAGGTGACTTGGTAAACTGGTCTGTGAAAGACAATGCTTATAGTTTGGAGCAAGGGCGAGATTCTTTCAAAAGGGCTGTTTTAGGCGGATTGAATAATAAAGGAAACATATTAAATGGTCCAAAAGAAGAAATAGAAAAAGAAGTGGAAGCAGTTCTAAGAAGATTCGGAGAAAAAGGCATTATGATTGGTGCGGACTGTACAATCCAAGGGGAGAATATTAGTCTTGATTATATTAAAACAGCTGTGTATGCGGCGCATAAGTATAAAAGACAGTGA
- a CDS encoding carbohydrate ABC transporter permease, which produces MKREGFGWKIARNLFLLAGLGLILVPLYLVVINSFKTLEEAGRNFFSFPSSLNFVNFQSLFSNSNYWGFAVNSLIISVISVSLILILVPAVSYAIARNYTKRYYKGIYFYLLMGLFIPSQVIMLPVTKLMTNLNLLNRQGLILLYAAFSLTQGVFLFVNYIRGLPYEIEESAYMDGCNVFQTYTKVVIPLVKPMIATLIIMDLLWIWNDFMLPLLILNRSQENWTLPLFQYNFKTEYSFDYTMAFTAYLMSMLPMLIVYCFRTKTYY; this is translated from the coding sequence ATGAAAAGAGAAGGTTTTGGTTGGAAAATTGCCAGAAATTTATTTTTACTGGCAGGATTAGGGCTTATTCTTGTGCCCTTATATTTAGTTGTAATCAATTCCTTTAAAACTTTAGAGGAAGCAGGAAGAAATTTTTTTTCATTTCCATCTTCTCTTAATTTTGTAAACTTTCAAAGTCTGTTTTCAAATAGTAATTATTGGGGATTTGCAGTTAATTCTTTGATTATTTCTGTGATTTCAGTCAGCTTGATTTTGATTTTAGTTCCTGCTGTTTCTTATGCAATTGCCAGAAATTATACAAAGAGGTATTATAAAGGTATTTACTTTTACCTGCTGATGGGGCTGTTTATTCCTTCTCAAGTCATTATGCTTCCTGTGACAAAATTGATGACAAATTTAAATCTTTTGAACAGGCAGGGGTTAATTTTGTTATATGCAGCTTTTAGTTTAACACAAGGAGTGTTTCTATTTGTGAATTATATCAGAGGGCTTCCCTACGAGATTGAGGAATCAGCGTATATGGACGGCTGTAATGTGTTTCAGACTTATACAAAAGTTGTAATTCCGTTAGTCAAACCCATGATAGCAACTTTAATTATTATGGATTTGTTGTGGATATGGAATGATTTTATGCTTCCATTATTGATTTTAAATAGGTCACAGGAAAATTGGACATTGCCTCTGTTTCAGTATAACTTTAAGACAGAATATTCATTTGATTATACAATGGCTTTTACAGCATATCTGATGTCTATGTTGCCTATGTTAATTGTATACTGTTTTCGGACAAAAACATATTATTAA
- a CDS encoding L-cysteine desulfidase family protein — MQKKQEKYLSLLHDETSLALGCTEPGAVALAAAYAAAVLEEEVQKIKIIVSSYILKNGMNVGIPGTGMSGFSIAAAMGSIGKNPEKGLMVLNGISDIEIQKAKEMVKKNIISIDLAETEEKVYVEAQVTSKNHYARAVIKENHQNLVLLERDRKKIFERKAEELYEKNSQKNLENYDMTLKEIVNFVKSVPEEELKFLEQILQTNQAIAREGMRGNYGLKVGYSMLHGQKTGLIGGDIATYASAMAAAAADARMSGCELPVVSTAGSGNQGITATVPIIEIGEKLGIKQDKIRRAAALSILFTIHTKQYLGRLSVLCGCSIAAAMGVGCGIIFMKDGTYEQMCHTVSTMVADISGVVCDGAKPGCALKIATAVESAVRAANMALNGKGAGGQDGIVCEDVEATLSNLGILGNIGMKNTNRMILKMMLQKQKI, encoded by the coding sequence ATGCAGAAAAAACAGGAAAAGTATCTTTCATTGCTTCATGATGAAACGTCATTGGCACTAGGGTGTACGGAACCAGGTGCAGTAGCTCTGGCGGCAGCATATGCAGCAGCAGTTTTAGAAGAAGAAGTACAAAAAATTAAAATTATAGTCAGTTCGTATATTCTGAAAAATGGAATGAATGTAGGAATCCCGGGAACAGGAATGTCAGGTTTTTCCATTGCAGCTGCAATGGGGAGTATTGGAAAAAATCCTGAGAAAGGTCTTATGGTTTTGAATGGTATTTCGGATATAGAAATACAAAAAGCCAAGGAGATGGTTAAAAAAAATATCATATCTATTGATTTGGCAGAAACAGAAGAAAAGGTATACGTAGAGGCACAGGTCACCTCAAAAAATCATTATGCTCGCGCAGTAATAAAAGAAAATCATCAGAATTTGGTATTATTAGAGCGAGATAGAAAAAAGATTTTTGAAAGGAAGGCGGAGGAACTATACGAAAAAAATAGCCAAAAGAACTTAGAAAATTACGATATGACATTGAAAGAAATTGTTAATTTTGTAAAGTCTGTACCAGAGGAAGAATTGAAGTTTCTGGAGCAGATTCTTCAAACGAATCAGGCGATTGCCAGAGAAGGAATGAGAGGAAATTATGGATTAAAAGTTGGATATTCTATGCTGCACGGACAAAAAACAGGATTAATCGGTGGTGATATCGCAACCTATGCATCTGCTATGGCAGCAGCAGCAGCAGATGCCAGAATGTCAGGCTGTGAACTGCCGGTTGTAAGTACAGCAGGAAGTGGAAACCAGGGTATTACGGCTACCGTTCCAATTATAGAAATTGGTGAAAAACTAGGGATTAAACAGGATAAAATACGAAGAGCAGCAGCTCTCAGCATACTATTTACGATACATACAAAGCAATATTTGGGAAGATTATCAGTATTGTGCGGCTGTTCTATTGCGGCAGCTATGGGAGTTGGTTGTGGCATTATTTTTATGAAAGATGGAACCTATGAGCAAATGTGTCATACAGTTTCTACTATGGTAGCAGATATATCAGGAGTGGTTTGTGACGGAGCAAAACCTGGTTGTGCCTTGAAAATTGCTACGGCCGTAGAGTCAGCAGTAAGAGCCGCTAATATGGCTTTGAATGGAAAAGGTGCAGGAGGTCAAGATGGGATTGTATGTGAAGATGTAGAAGCAACATTGTCCAATCTGGGGATTTTAGGCAATATTGGAATGAAAAATACAAATCGTATGATTTTAAAGATGATGTTGCAAAAACAAAAAATATAG
- a CDS encoding ABC transporter substrate-binding protein, which translates to MRKRTAAVLSMILAISMTGCSSGVKPEEEKTNGKKDDGVLEIEFFQQKMEEGPQKGYQAIIDKFNEENSDIRIEMNTVPDAGTVLTSRIASGDIPVLFSDYPTQQQFRQKVENGYVQDLSEQECLKNVEESALEMTKQKDGKYYALPYSRNYMGVYYNQEIFEENNLEVPTTWKEFLEVCKTLKEKSITPIGLMGKDPGRVGHGFQCMTVAWDPEGIEAIERAVSGEEKLENDEGFREVAEKTAELLSYTNEDVLGLADTTCWENFANGKYAMCITGSYARGTLLIANPDLKIGVFPLPNETQETTNTLSGIDAAICVSAKASEEEKEAAYRFLDYLAETENAQTFCNHDGAPSCITGVTPNYEGIEPMMDLINAGQVHDWMASTIDNNIVTDLYNVTQGFWSDKDIDNYLNQMDTSIAVTSAE; encoded by the coding sequence ATGAGAAAAAGAACAGCAGCAGTATTAAGTATGATTTTAGCAATTAGTATGACTGGTTGCAGTAGTGGAGTAAAACCAGAAGAGGAAAAAACAAACGGAAAAAAAGATGACGGAGTATTAGAAATTGAATTTTTCCAGCAAAAAATGGAAGAGGGTCCGCAAAAGGGATATCAAGCTATTATAGATAAGTTTAATGAGGAAAATTCTGATATACGGATTGAAATGAATACGGTTCCTGATGCCGGAACTGTGTTGACGTCTAGAATTGCTTCTGGAGATATACCAGTTTTGTTTTCTGATTATCCGACGCAGCAGCAGTTTAGGCAGAAGGTAGAAAATGGTTATGTCCAGGATTTGTCAGAACAGGAGTGCCTTAAAAATGTAGAGGAATCCGCTTTGGAGATGACAAAACAGAAAGATGGAAAGTATTATGCTCTTCCATATAGTCGTAATTATATGGGGGTATATTATAATCAAGAAATATTTGAAGAAAATAATCTGGAGGTTCCAACTACCTGGAAGGAATTTCTGGAAGTATGTAAAACTTTAAAAGAAAAATCTATTACACCTATTGGATTAATGGGCAAGGATCCAGGACGTGTAGGACATGGATTCCAATGTATGACAGTGGCTTGGGATCCAGAGGGAATTGAAGCAATTGAGCGCGCGGTCAGTGGAGAAGAAAAACTGGAAAATGATGAAGGATTTAGAGAAGTTGCAGAAAAAACTGCAGAATTACTTTCATATACAAATGAAGACGTTCTTGGACTGGCAGATACAACCTGCTGGGAAAACTTTGCGAATGGAAAATATGCAATGTGTATTACAGGGTCTTATGCCAGAGGAACATTGCTGATTGCCAATCCGGATTTGAAGATAGGAGTATTTCCTCTGCCAAATGAAACACAGGAAACTACAAACACTTTATCAGGTATAGACGCCGCTATTTGTGTATCAGCAAAAGCTTCAGAAGAAGAGAAGGAAGCAGCATATAGATTTTTGGATTATTTGGCAGAAACAGAAAATGCACAAACCTTTTGTAATCATGATGGGGCTCCCTCTTGTATTACTGGGGTAACTCCGAATTATGAAGGAATTGAACCTATGATGGATTTAATTAATGCAGGACAGGTTCATGACTGGATGGCGTCAACAATTGACAATAATATTGTGACAGATTTGTATAATGTAACACAGGGATTCTGGAGTGACAAAGATATTGATAATTATCTAAACCAGATGGATACTTCGATAGCGGTAACATCAGCAGAATAG
- a CDS encoding carbohydrate ABC transporter permease yields MKKISGRAIYFSFTIVPVILYSFFYVYSVISGVRYSFTDWDGMSPEFNLIGFKNYEALFKNPNFWNSLKTTVLYSIMLVVGVIVLSLLLAVSLNSLRKFRTFMKSVFFVPAMIGGITIALIWDQLFYRVVPLIGKALGIDWLSQSVLMTGNTALLAVIFVHIWQAVALPTVIFIAGLQQIPDEQYESAKIDGATVFERFRYITFPYLIPTLTVNLVLMVKQGFTSFDFPFALTGGGPVRATEVIGILIYNDAFKKYEVFSSKCRSLCIVCYCSCFFIDTDEIDK; encoded by the coding sequence ATGAAGAAAATATCTGGAAGAGCAATTTATTTTAGTTTTACTATAGTTCCTGTGATTTTGTATAGCTTCTTTTACGTTTATTCTGTAATAAGTGGAGTACGTTATAGTTTTACTGACTGGGACGGAATGTCTCCTGAATTTAATTTGATAGGGTTTAAGAATTATGAAGCTCTTTTTAAAAATCCCAATTTTTGGAACTCTTTAAAGACTACGGTTCTTTATAGTATTATGCTGGTAGTAGGGGTTATTGTTTTATCCTTGTTGTTGGCAGTTTCTTTAAACTCATTAAGAAAATTCAGGACTTTTATGAAATCTGTATTTTTTGTACCAGCTATGATAGGTGGTATTACTATTGCACTTATTTGGGATCAGCTTTTTTACAGAGTAGTACCCTTGATAGGAAAAGCTCTGGGAATAGATTGGTTATCGCAAAGTGTATTGATGACAGGAAATACAGCACTTCTGGCTGTGATTTTTGTTCACATATGGCAGGCTGTTGCCCTTCCTACAGTTATTTTTATAGCCGGATTGCAGCAGATTCCTGATGAACAGTATGAATCAGCGAAAATAGATGGAGCAACTGTTTTTGAACGATTTCGTTATATAACGTTTCCTTATTTGATTCCGACATTGACAGTGAATTTGGTTTTGATGGTAAAACAAGGTTTTACTTCTTTTGATTTTCCTTTTGCATTAACAGGTGGAGGGCCAGTAAGAGCAACCGAAGTTATAGGAATCTTGATTTATAATGATGCATTCAAAAAATATGAAGTTTTCAGTAGCAAATGCAGAAGCTTGTGTATTGTTTGTTATTGTAGCTGTTTTTTCATTGACACAGATGAAATTGACAAGTAA
- a CDS encoding M20/M25/M40 family metallo-hydrolase, giving the protein MEEKFTIQELKNWIQKHEEEMLEDIRALVEIPSISEKGDEENPYGIYCTKVLKKMEEICTNWGFSIKNYENRCVETSFGSGEKKIGIWGHLDVVPAGEDWIYPPFMCTRKKNFLIGRGVQDNKGPVITFLYAMRFLKEVGFTPTVTFHQILGCNEEQGMEEVEYYLKMAGIPEFSIVTDCSFPVCCGEKGICKLKIQSSIVDKRIEYLQGGSSSNSVPDYAWALLDGKKREALGIAGHAAFPGKSKNAIGILCKHLTEQLPEERAVEFLAILGEEGYGKKAGINCEDEVSGTLTCNVGTAELKNERIEAEIDIRYPVTKSIEKILQRLESLMKKYGYVIKEFKDSPPYYISPENDMVDMLTHIYRKRMPGADCTPYIMGGGTYARKIPNAVGFGPGMNLEISHLDLPQGHGACHSADESQDIKKLEKALEIYVYAMVNISHYFESK; this is encoded by the coding sequence ATGGAAGAGAAATTCACGATACAAGAATTGAAAAACTGGATTCAGAAACATGAAGAAGAAATGCTTGAGGATATCAGAGCGCTAGTAGAAATTCCAAGTATATCAGAAAAAGGTGATGAAGAGAATCCTTACGGAATTTACTGTACAAAGGTTTTAAAAAAGATGGAGGAGATTTGTACAAATTGGGGATTTTCGATAAAAAATTATGAGAATAGATGTGTAGAAACATCTTTTGGAAGCGGGGAAAAAAAGATTGGTATATGGGGACATCTTGATGTTGTTCCAGCAGGAGAAGATTGGATTTATCCGCCCTTTATGTGTACCAGAAAGAAGAATTTCCTTATAGGCCGGGGGGTGCAAGACAACAAGGGGCCAGTTATTACGTTTTTGTATGCTATGAGATTTCTAAAAGAAGTAGGATTTACTCCAACAGTGACCTTTCATCAGATTCTGGGGTGTAATGAAGAACAAGGAATGGAGGAGGTTGAGTACTATTTAAAGATGGCGGGTATTCCTGAATTTTCTATTGTAACAGATTGTAGTTTTCCTGTATGTTGTGGAGAAAAAGGGATATGTAAACTCAAGATTCAGTCCTCTATTGTGGATAAAAGGATAGAATATTTACAAGGAGGAAGTTCCTCTAATTCAGTTCCTGATTATGCTTGGGCTCTGCTTGACGGCAAGAAAAGAGAGGCATTAGGAATTGCTGGACATGCGGCATTTCCCGGAAAAAGCAAAAATGCGATAGGCATATTGTGTAAGCATTTGACAGAACAATTACCAGAAGAGAGAGCTGTTGAATTTTTAGCTATTCTAGGAGAGGAGGGGTACGGAAAAAAAGCAGGAATAAATTGCGAAGATGAAGTTTCAGGAACGCTTACTTGTAATGTTGGAACAGCAGAGTTGAAAAATGAAAGAATAGAAGCGGAAATTGATATACGGTATCCTGTGACAAAGAGTATAGAAAAAATTTTACAACGTTTAGAATCTCTTATGAAGAAGTATGGATATGTAATAAAAGAATTTAAAGATAGTCCGCCGTATTATATAAGTCCAGAGAATGATATGGTAGACATGCTTACTCATATATACAGAAAACGAATGCCGGGAGCAGATTGTACTCCTTATATTATGGGTGGAGGAACTTATGCAAGAAAAATTCCGAATGCGGTAGGTTTTGGTCCTGGAATGAATTTGGAAATTTCTCATCTGGATTTGCCGCAGGGACATGGTGCCTGTCATAGTGCAGATGAGAGCCAGGATATAAAAAAGTTAGAGAAAGCGTTGGAAATTTATGTGTATGCCATGGTTAATATTAGTCATTATTTTGAAAGTAAATAG